A single window of Chitinophagales bacterium DNA harbors:
- a CDS encoding T9SS type A sorting domain-containing protein yields MKPKNVLCKSLILLYTITLLFYSTAAYSDPLIRQYFNNCEELPDSWTAEIITGAANWETDSLPDLIETIVPECIAYFSDDSLGAAAPASAVQFTSPNFDASSYSTVYLDFDAYFFNFSQGTPTFELQVFDGTAFQTVFTIDENSFEGNHPLSRHFKVDLSDYINANMSIRFYFNDGGTHSGSIGLDNIEIDGTDNRTYLVLENFNDNNGTTPIGWSKNAITGPGEWNFGICPANASDETSIEGSNMAYFDDYSIGWNQLPSIHQLLSPSFDGRNYSDVQLQYDIHFRDYGDRNYLNVLLEHGSEITPIATYQIQNFSGNYFNDYVHASIDISEYRDQTMRVIFEYGDGDAIDGNENGYGYRTYWAGIDNFKISALQPINDFCSNATPIALDIPCTVGSNIGAIFQGPTVACVDSAWSAIWYTFVAPATGSVIVETQADFDDLVNVFSGTCGNFTEIHCINEDIYGFDGEYAEISGLNNGETYYLRISGIGNSFGKLQGDLCLQIRTTNPPTAPPANDLCVNAIPLTINAECVVGTNTGATFDGPIPSLNDKSDHSIWYSFEAPADGGATILTQANFSDVITLFEGTCGNLTELFCSDEGQVLSAIDLIPNQTYYLQISSFFNSLDGDICISVEPSSCDVNFAVEFMNVNQATCQGFDDGSAQASVTGGLSPYSYLWNDANETTGNIANSLFSGTYTVIVTDANQCTAFNQIEITGGLAEIQITGELAICDGNMTTLTGPNGFSSYSWNTGAITQEIEVNQSGTYTLTVEDGSNCIARTSVEITQAAAPEMPMVTSPAYYCRRDKVTHTVTAGDGGPVYKPSELTIVEGDDVLFQQIAGSHPTQSLSDPIAWDAFPLDSNNPTYTLTGLVEGVYPYECIPHAQFGMTGTIEVMNDSGDLEAMGENLLWYDSAMGGVGSPIRPIPDQSVAGTFYFYVSQTVNGCESERAEIQVIVQPEPSVEIAGELELCNGRTTILTATAGFVSYEWNTGSAQQEITATIAADYTVIVTDENGCTSMATVSVVESANCCPETVFIEYENDNALPELTQVQSFIRAGNLTGGGSVEVLNGQNVGFEVGEYVILEPGFSAETGGIFSASIEVCEEPPAIAEGEAIEVNESLAAQLDKNLTTAKTDLIVFPNPFFDDLTIAYYLAEEDVVTLKVYDVSGKQVKKLLEHEPQVAGTYKVRYESCNLQSGVYVCVLETSRLRKVLKVLKR; encoded by the coding sequence ATGAAGCCCAAAAATGTACTTTGTAAATCGCTAATCCTACTATATACCATAACTCTTCTCTTCTATTCTACAGCCGCTTACAGCGATCCGCTTATACGTCAATACTTTAACAATTGCGAAGAACTTCCCGATAGTTGGACCGCCGAAATTATCACAGGCGCAGCCAACTGGGAAACCGATAGTCTTCCCGATCTTATCGAAACCATAGTGCCAGAATGTATCGCCTATTTTAGCGATGACTCTCTGGGAGCAGCAGCCCCTGCATCTGCTGTTCAATTCACTTCTCCCAATTTTGACGCATCCTCTTATTCTACGGTATATTTGGATTTTGATGCGTATTTCTTCAACTTTTCGCAGGGAACACCCACTTTTGAACTGCAAGTTTTTGACGGAACAGCCTTTCAAACCGTTTTTACCATTGACGAAAATAGTTTTGAAGGTAATCATCCGCTTTCAAGACACTTCAAAGTCGATTTAAGCGACTATATCAATGCCAATATGAGCATTCGCTTTTACTTCAATGACGGAGGAACTCATTCGGGGTCAATTGGTTTGGACAATATCGAAATAGATGGCACAGACAACCGAACCTATCTCGTTTTGGAAAACTTCAATGACAACAATGGTACGACACCAATAGGTTGGAGTAAAAATGCAATAACAGGGCCAGGAGAATGGAACTTTGGAATTTGCCCTGCAAATGCTTCGGACGAAACCAGCATTGAAGGCAGCAACATGGCCTATTTTGACGATTATTCTATCGGTTGGAATCAGCTACCTTCGATTCACCAATTGCTTTCTCCCTCTTTTGACGGACGCAACTATTCGGATGTGCAATTACAATACGACATCCATTTCAGAGATTATGGCGACCGCAACTATCTGAATGTCTTGCTCGAACACGGCAGCGAAATTACGCCAATTGCTACCTATCAAATCCAAAATTTCAGCGGCAACTACTTCAATGACTACGTACACGCCAGTATAGACATCAGCGAATACAGAGACCAAACCATGCGAGTCATTTTTGAATATGGCGATGGCGATGCCATTGACGGCAATGAAAACGGCTATGGCTACCGAACCTACTGGGCAGGAATTGACAACTTCAAAATCAGCGCATTGCAGCCCATCAACGACTTTTGCAGCAATGCCACTCCGATTGCCTTAGACATTCCTTGCACTGTGGGCAGCAACATTGGAGCAATATTTCAAGGTCCAACGGTAGCCTGCGTTGATAGTGCTTGGTCGGCAATATGGTACACTTTTGTAGCCCCTGCAACGGGCAGTGTGATTGTTGAAACTCAAGCTGATTTTGATGATTTAGTGAATGTTTTTTCGGGAACTTGCGGCAATTTCACCGAAATCCATTGCATCAATGAAGATATTTACGGGTTTGATGGAGAATATGCCGAAATATCTGGCTTGAACAATGGTGAAACCTATTACTTGAGAATCAGTGGTATAGGGAATTCTTTTGGCAAACTGCAAGGGGATTTGTGCCTGCAAATTCGAACCACCAATCCACCAACTGCACCTCCTGCCAACGATTTGTGTGTCAATGCTATACCGCTAACTATCAACGCTGAATGTGTGGTTGGCACGAACACAGGCGCAACTTTTGACGGCCCTATTCCAAGCCTCAACGACAAGTCTGATCATTCAATTTGGTACTCTTTTGAAGCTCCTGCCGATGGTGGCGCAACGATTCTTACCCAAGCCAATTTTTCGGATGTCATCACCCTTTTTGAAGGTACTTGTGGCAACTTGACCGAATTGTTTTGCAGTGACGAAGGGCAAGTATTATCGGCAATAGACTTAATTCCTAATCAAACTTACTATCTTCAAATCAGTAGTTTCTTCAATTCTTTGGATGGTGATATTTGCATTTCGGTAGAGCCGAGTAGCTGCGACGTAAATTTTGCGGTAGAGTTCATGAATGTCAATCAAGCCACTTGTCAGGGATTTGATGATGGCTCGGCTCAAGCAAGTGTCACAGGAGGTTTATCTCCTTATTCTTATTTGTGGAATGATGCAAATGAAACCACAGGAAACATTGCTAATAGTTTGTTTTCAGGCACTTATACAGTCATTGTCACCGATGCCAACCAATGTACTGCCTTCAATCAAATAGAAATAACGGGCGGTTTGGCAGAAATTCAAATCACAGGCGAGTTGGCGATATGTGATGGCAATATGACCACATTGACAGGCCCAAATGGTTTCTCCTCTTACAGTTGGAATACGGGTGCAATCACCCAAGAAATTGAAGTAAATCAATCAGGAACATATACCTTGACGGTGGAAGATGGTAGCAATTGTATAGCGAGAACTAGCGTAGAAATTACACAAGCGGCTGCACCTGAAATGCCGATGGTCACAAGTCCTGCCTATTATTGCCGCCGAGACAAAGTGACGCATACCGTTACGGCGGGCGATGGCGGACCAGTTTATAAACCCAGTGAATTGACGATTGTAGAAGGTGACGATGTACTGTTTCAGCAAATTGCAGGCAGCCATCCTACACAATCACTTTCTGACCCAATCGCTTGGGACGCATTTCCTTTGGACAGCAACAATCCAACTTATACGCTAACTGGTTTGGTGGAGGGAGTATATCCTTATGAATGTATTCCACATGCACAGTTCGGTATGACAGGAACGATTGAAGTCATGAATGATAGCGGTGATTTGGAGGCAATGGGTGAAAACTTGCTTTGGTACGATTCTGCAATGGGAGGTGTGGGTTCTCCAATCAGACCCATTCCCGACCAATCCGTTGCAGGAACTTTTTATTTCTATGTGAGCCAAACGGTGAATGGTTGTGAAAGTGAAAGGGCCGAAATTCAAGTGATTGTACAACCTGAACCGAGTGTAGAAATTGCAGGAGAATTAGAACTCTGCAATGGACGGACAACGATTTTGACGGCTACGGCTGGTTTTGTGAGTTATGAATGGAATACAGGTTCTGCTCAACAAGAAATTACGGCTACGATTGCAGCTGATTATACGGTAATCGTTACCGATGAAAACGGCTGTACTTCAATGGCTACTGTTAGCGTAGTAGAAAGCGCAAACTGCTGCCCCGAAACGGTTTTCATTGAATATGAAAACGACAATGCGCTTCCAGAATTAACACAAGTGCAATCGTTTATTCGGGCGGGAAATTTGACAGGCGGTGGAAGTGTGGAGGTGTTGAATGGTCAAAATGTGGGGTTTGAAGTGGGGGAATATGTGATTTTGGAGCCTGGTTTTTCAGCCGAAACAGGGGGCATTTTCAGTGCATCTATTGAAGTGTGTGAAGAACCTCCTGCAATTGCGGAAGGGGAAGCGATTGAAGTGAATGAAAGTTTGGCTGCCCAATTAGATAAAAATTTGACTACTGCCAAAACAGATTTGATTGTTTTCCCCAATCCATTTTTTGATGATTTGACCATTGCCTATTATTTGGCGGAAGAGGATGTGGTGACATTGAAGGTCTATGATGTATCGGGCAAACAGGTGAAAAAACTTTTGGAACATGAACCGCAAGTTGCTGGTACTTACAAGGTGCGCTATGAATCTTGCAATTTGCAGTCGGGCGTATATGTGTGTGTGCTGGAAACGAGTCGTTTGAGGAAGGTTTTGAAGGTTTTGAAGCGATAG
- a CDS encoding T9SS type A sorting domain-containing protein, with the protein MNNIISTQFQKMLFQNTITSTSRSLKYSFYFFFCFFLISSLLQAETVTWQGDVNSNWNTAANWDTNTVPNADDYALIDNAAAVMPIINSNVGTVMAVELQTETTLTIAANGNLTIDGTGCGWCNGIYVKRDAVLTIAVNGSLNILNTTANGGIYNEKGSVINNGDIHIYDTTYRGIYNYTNGTNSQIMYFTNNGNLLIENTGSDGFYSEIRKDTLVLENNGVMDFKHTRSHAFYNYAYQDSSYVDIDNHGTIRVDTTGLWAIGIYNRVQQTTVGETVQLDFDNYGIIEIDSTYSYGMYNDNYKGNLNFTNQTNATIDVQNINSWGWYSYNRIADGYLPETNFDNYGTINIRNTKYGGIQNYTNGSTFNFNNYHILYVSQTGEAGMYNYANNGYAELNFVNDGTMILDTTGTLNNWYNSGLYNRARLTQEGDTTSVLTFVNNGSISIDSTSYHGLYNNADGGNLTFTNNASASIAIKNTNERGLYNYSLERSYNTNNDFVFDNYGTILITDSGQHGLFNYCDTGELDFTLYANSVLTLQDIGSDGIRNSAYNSGLLNFVNNINLGINNVNNQGFYNSTRSGATMNFTNNHTIDINTANQNGIYNDNEDGSLFFTNNSNIFIDDTFYDGFTSDSELLDSENYTAAFTLDNYGNISLNNCGDDGFRTYIYNHTATVTNHPNATIDINNCSDDGWINNCQGENGDLTFNYTANSIIDIDDIGYTGLYNYLNNGGTIHLQLNAPLNIDNCGTNGIYNELRDGSSTMNFNNNSTISIHNVGTNGIFSNNDNSNLQFNNNANAAIFINGAGGSGITNENDHGNEAFSSSFAFDNYGLIRIENTLSNGFRSHTSNINGTVTNHPNATFDISHVGEHGFYNRSYGKGQLDFLYATGSLLKIDTVGERGMYNYASDSATVNVVINEILAIDSCGTDGLRNLTRSGGTVNFTNNSTIDIDIAQAHGIINDNENGTLSFINHQNITIDDVGEDGVSNENDIYDNAYSGTFTFENRGNIAIRHAGDEGFYTHTNNMVGTFTNFSEASIDISHTGNNGWATNSYGGGQLDFVHQENATLKIDSTSSSCFYNYAAEAAIVNLTFEEELDLDSCGIEGMYNLIRSEGTVNLTNNNVLDINTVNNSGMWTNNENGTLNLLNNGTISIANVQQYNGLAAYSSTTNTDLYSTATNYTNNGAINIQDVGNHGIDSYCSGSTATFNILNNGSINIEGTTTHGIQNNSHYGSVFTFENRPNHTISLQNIGSRGVYNITNDESTVNFTNDGTIDIDNTGNVGVYNHTRDGFVNFNNSGTIDIFNADAEGGFYNYTEQQVNEYTTELTLNNTGIINIEETEGHGLMFNTANGTVNATNSQTIDVKNTLYRGLYIYNRQVNSERICQSNFTNTSTGDLILNDINEDGIYLYTYRDTTEFVNDGAITINKTGWRGVNLYSDNNNTLLYFINNGTVEIDTTGEEGWHNQARRSGAADSPPTELNIVNNGTINIDSTGHEGFQTYGERGYVHLINGVDGEIIIRNTSEFGWHSYLYKNEDTMTVNNLIENYGLIDIADTDWSGMQVYNYRADNHEFVNQSSGIIRIADTGDKGLEIENYGNSANYSPNTNFTNHGLIDIDNVPFRSIEAQNNRGNILNFTNHGTIDIFKAEEYGIFNYAYNTSTDYSPIVNFHNWGTVNIDSTGLAGIQNYCYQSEEVNFNQHAGDINISRSFDNGIVNYTLQYNRSYSPKIHFNMEGGTIAIDDITEAGMYNFAYLDTIEVNITGGTINVSNTGTSGIFNYAYDDWSALTFSNGGTINTNLTGRDGIYNYTYNNSSSDTTSLDFVNTGTINTTNSTGAGIHNFNRSGTNFTFNNSGTLNLQNAQGEGLRNLNLRHNDDYSVTFDFDNSGKIDINTTFQEGLRTNNYGGDLTFDNSGVMMVRNANREGIENVNYRDTFDFTNNGTIQVWDSKNEDIYNSALKIGPLNFTNSTCSVIQVNGKIKNHQYANFVNNGIIMTAYNGFNDNKGNFTNNGIIEGRPDEYFETYGIQNIDDQGTILDYNLLEPLTGTVGQPISNAVNDPDMIYTILGWFTDETLSTSAGTYTAGNNTFNPNLGVGEHILYVQTSDNILGCTTARPVQVTINPVMIAEEEILVTLTPSMEENLEDNAAKSAEAEDFDFNTSTELTVFPNPFTDHTNIQFQVASDDFVTIEVYGMDGRQIAVLFEGYLSAGEEQRFGFHAEGLRNGVYLVRMVTDKGEVKSLRVVLNR; encoded by the coding sequence ATGAATAACATTATTTCTACCCAATTTCAAAAAATGTTGTTTCAGAATACCATTACATCTACTTCAAGGTCATTGAAGTATTCATTTTATTTCTTCTTTTGTTTCTTTCTCATTTCCTCCTTGCTGCAAGCCGAAACGGTTACTTGGCAAGGTGATGTGAACAGCAACTGGAATACGGCAGCAAATTGGGATACGAATACGGTTCCCAATGCAGATGATTACGCATTGATAGACAATGCTGCTGCTGTTATGCCGATTATTAACAGTAATGTCGGTACGGTGATGGCAGTAGAACTGCAAACAGAAACGACCTTGACCATTGCAGCCAATGGTAATTTGACTATTGACGGAACGGGTTGTGGATGGTGTAATGGGATTTATGTTAAACGAGATGCCGTTTTGACCATTGCAGTCAATGGCAGTTTGAACATTCTTAATACCACCGCCAATGGAGGGATTTATAATGAGAAGGGTTCGGTAATCAACAACGGCGATATTCACATTTACGATACGACCTATCGAGGGATTTACAACTACACGAATGGCACGAATTCCCAAATCATGTATTTCACGAACAACGGCAACTTGCTCATTGAAAATACAGGAAGCGATGGTTTTTATAGTGAAATTCGGAAAGATACGCTGGTGTTGGAGAACAACGGGGTGATGGATTTCAAGCATACGAGATCTCATGCCTTCTACAACTATGCCTATCAAGACAGTTCGTATGTGGATATTGACAACCATGGAACGATTAGGGTAGATACGACAGGGCTTTGGGCAATAGGGATTTACAACCGAGTCCAACAAACTACGGTCGGCGAAACTGTTCAATTGGATTTTGACAATTATGGCATAATTGAGATTGACAGCACTTATAGCTATGGTATGTACAACGACAATTATAAGGGAAATTTGAATTTTACGAACCAAACGAATGCGACCATTGATGTGCAGAACATCAATTCGTGGGGTTGGTATAGTTACAACCGCATAGCAGATGGGTATTTGCCCGAAACTAATTTTGACAACTATGGCACCATCAACATCCGAAACACGAAATATGGGGGTATCCAAAATTACACCAACGGCAGTACCTTCAATTTCAACAATTACCACATTTTGTATGTTTCGCAGACAGGTGAAGCAGGGATGTACAATTACGCCAACAATGGCTATGCCGAACTCAACTTTGTGAACGATGGTACGATGATTTTGGATACGACAGGAACGCTCAACAATTGGTACAATTCGGGTTTGTACAATCGGGCGAGGTTGACGCAAGAGGGTGATACTACTTCGGTTTTAACCTTTGTGAACAATGGCAGTATTTCGATTGACAGCACGAGTTATCATGGGTTATACAACAATGCGGATGGCGGAAACTTGACCTTTACGAACAATGCAAGTGCTTCTATTGCCATCAAAAACACGAATGAAAGAGGGCTTTACAATTATAGTTTGGAACGCAGTTACAATACAAACAACGATTTTGTATTTGATAATTATGGCACTATCCTTATCACCGATTCTGGGCAACATGGGCTTTTCAATTATTGTGATACAGGAGAATTGGACTTCACCTTGTATGCCAATAGTGTGCTGACATTGCAGGATATCGGAAGTGATGGAATTCGCAACAGTGCTTATAACAGTGGTTTACTCAACTTTGTGAACAACATCAATTTGGGCATTAACAATGTCAATAACCAAGGTTTTTACAACAGCACTCGAAGTGGCGCAACGATGAATTTTACCAACAACCACACAATTGACATCAATACCGCCAATCAAAACGGAATTTACAACGACAATGAAGATGGCAGTTTGTTTTTTACCAACAACAGCAATATTTTCATTGACGATACTTTTTACGATGGCTTTACGTCTGACAGTGAATTGTTGGACTCCGAAAATTACACCGCCGCTTTTACGCTTGACAATTATGGCAATATTTCCTTGAACAATTGTGGTGACGATGGATTCCGAACCTATATCTACAACCATACTGCAACTGTGACCAACCATCCAAATGCCACCATTGACATAAACAATTGTAGTGATGATGGATGGATTAACAATTGTCAGGGAGAAAATGGTGATTTGACCTTCAATTATACTGCCAATTCAATAATTGACATTGACGACATAGGCTATACAGGGCTGTACAATTATCTGAACAATGGAGGCACGATTCATTTGCAGTTAAATGCCCCTTTGAATATTGACAATTGCGGTACAAATGGCATTTACAATGAACTGCGAGATGGCAGTAGTACAATGAATTTCAATAATAACAGTACAATAAGCATCCACAATGTTGGAACAAATGGTATTTTTTCTAATAACGACAACTCTAATCTTCAATTTAACAACAATGCCAATGCTGCAATCTTTATCAATGGTGCAGGAGGAAGTGGAATTACCAACGAAAACGACCACGGCAATGAAGCCTTCAGCAGTTCTTTTGCTTTTGACAATTACGGCTTGATTCGCATCGAAAACACACTTAGCAACGGTTTTCGTTCCCATACGAGCAACATTAACGGAACGGTAACAAATCATCCGAATGCAACTTTCGATATCAGTCATGTAGGAGAACATGGTTTTTACAACCGTTCGTATGGCAAGGGACAACTGGATTTTTTGTATGCGACAGGTTCTTTGTTGAAAATTGATACAGTGGGCGAAAGAGGAATGTACAACTATGCGAGCGATAGTGCGACCGTCAATGTGGTTATCAATGAGATTTTGGCGATAGACAGCTGTGGGACAGATGGTTTGCGAAATCTCACCCGTTCAGGTGGAACTGTCAATTTCACCAACAATAGCACCATTGACATTGATATAGCACAAGCACACGGCATTATCAACGACAACGAAAATGGTACCTTGAGTTTTATCAACCACCAGAACATCACAATTGACGATGTTGGAGAAGATGGCGTAAGCAATGAAAACGACATTTATGACAATGCCTATTCTGGTACATTCACTTTTGAGAATCGTGGAAATATTGCCATCAGGCACGCAGGAGATGAAGGGTTTTATACCCACACCAACAATATGGTTGGAACCTTCACCAACTTTTCAGAAGCAAGCATAGACATCAGTCATACAGGAAATAATGGTTGGGCTACAAATAGTTATGGAGGAGGTCAGTTGGATTTCGTCCACCAAGAAAATGCAACATTGAAGATAGATTCTACTTCTTCAAGTTGTTTTTACAACTATGCGGCAGAGGCAGCTATTGTCAATCTGACCTTTGAAGAAGAATTGGACTTAGACAGTTGTGGCATTGAAGGAATGTACAACTTGATTCGCAGTGAAGGAACAGTTAATTTGACCAACAACAATGTACTTGATATCAATACTGTCAATAATTCGGGAATGTGGACAAACAATGAAAACGGCACACTGAATTTGCTTAACAATGGTACGATAAGCATTGCCAACGTCCAACAATACAATGGTTTGGCTGCCTACAGTTCCACCACAAATACTGACTTATACAGCACTGCTACCAACTATACCAACAATGGAGCAATCAATATTCAAGATGTTGGAAATCATGGAATAGATAGTTATTGTTCGGGTTCGACTGCCACCTTCAATATCCTCAACAACGGCTCAATCAACATTGAAGGAACAACTACACATGGTATCCAAAACAATTCACACTATGGAAGTGTGTTTACCTTTGAAAATCGCCCCAACCACACCATTTCCCTCCAAAACATCGGCAGCCGAGGAGTTTACAACATCACCAACGACGAATCTACCGTCAATTTCACCAACGATGGCACAATTGATATTGACAATACAGGAAATGTGGGCGTTTACAACCATACCCGTGATGGTTTTGTAAACTTCAACAATAGTGGCACCATTGACATTTTCAATGCCGATGCAGAAGGAGGCTTTTACAACTACACCGAACAGCAAGTAAATGAATATACCACCGAATTGACACTGAACAATACAGGTATAATCAATATTGAAGAAACGGAAGGACATGGTTTGATGTTCAATACTGCAAACGGAACAGTCAATGCTACCAATTCACAAACAATAGATGTAAAGAACACCTTATACAGAGGACTTTATATCTACAACCGCCAAGTAAATAGTGAGCGAATATGTCAATCCAACTTCACCAATACTTCAACAGGTGACTTGATACTCAACGACATCAACGAAGATGGAATCTATCTTTACACCTATCGAGATACTACTGAATTTGTAAACGACGGTGCAATCACCATCAACAAAACAGGCTGGAGAGGAGTGAATCTCTACTCCGACAACAACAATACCTTGCTCTACTTCATCAACAATGGAACTGTTGAAATTGATACTACGGGCGAAGAAGGCTGGCACAATCAAGCCCGTAGAAGCGGAGCAGCAGATTCCCCTCCAACCGAATTAAATATAGTCAACAACGGAACAATTAACATTGACAGTACGGGACATGAAGGTTTTCAAACGTATGGTGAGCGAGGGTATGTCCACTTAATCAACGGAGTAGATGGGGAAATCATCATCCGCAATACCAGCGAATTTGGATGGCACAGTTATCTCTACAAAAACGAGGACACCATGACGGTCAACAATCTAATAGAAAACTACGGATTGATTGACATTGCAGATACCGACTGGTCAGGAATGCAGGTTTACAATTATAGAGCTGACAACCATGAATTTGTCAACCAATCTTCGGGTATTATTCGCATTGCAGACACAGGTGACAAAGGTTTGGAAATCGAAAACTACGGCAACAGCGCCAATTATTCACCCAATACCAACTTCACCAATCACGGATTGATAGACATTGACAATGTGCCATTTAGAAGCATTGAAGCCCAAAACAATCGTGGAAATATATTGAACTTCACCAATCATGGCACGATTGACATTTTCAAAGCCGAAGAATACGGCATCTTCAATTATGCCTACAATACAAGCACCGACTATTCTCCCATCGTCAATTTTCACAATTGGGGAACAGTGAACATTGACAGCACAGGCTTGGCAGGCATTCAAAACTACTGCTATCAATCGGAAGAAGTCAACTTCAACCAACACGCAGGCGACATCAACATTAGTCGTTCTTTTGACAATGGAATCGTCAATTATACCCTACAATACAATCGTAGCTATTCTCCCAAAATTCACTTCAATATGGAAGGAGGAACGATTGCGATTGACGACATCACTGAAGCAGGAATGTATAATTTTGCTTACTTAGACACCATTGAAGTAAACATCACTGGCGGTACTATCAATGTCAGCAATACAGGCACCTCAGGTATTTTCAACTATGCTTACGATGATTGGAGTGCATTGACTTTCAGCAATGGAGGAACAATCAATACCAACCTCACAGGGCGAGATGGGATTTACAATTACACCTACAACAACAGTTCAAGCGACACAACCAGCCTTGATTTTGTAAATACAGGTACTATCAACACCACCAACTCGACTGGCGCAGGTATTCACAACTTCAATAGAAGTGGTACGAATTTTACCTTCAACAACAGTGGAACACTTAACCTTCAAAATGCACAAGGAGAGGGTCTCCGCAACCTCAACCTCCGACACAACGACGATTATAGTGTGACCTTTGATTTTGACAATTCGGGTAAAATCGACATCAATACGACTTTTCAAGAAGGACTGAGAACCAACAATTATGGAGGTGATTTGACTTTCGACAACAGTGGTGTGATGATGGTTCGAAATGCCAACCGAGAAGGTATCGAAAATGTAAATTATCGAGACACCTTTGACTTCACCAACAACGGAACGATTCAAGTGTGGGATTCCAAAAACGAAGATATTTACAACTCGGCTTTGAAAATCGGCCCTCTGAATTTTACCAACAGCACTTGTTCGGTGATTCAAGTCAACGGCAAAATCAAAAACCACCAATACGCCAATTTCGTCAATAACGGCATCATCATGACCGCCTACAATGGCTTCAACGATAACAAAGGTAACTTCACCAACAATGGCATCATTGAAGGTCGCCCTGATGAATATTTCGAGACTTACGGCATTCAAAACATTGACGACCAAGGAACGATTTTGGACTACAATTTGCTCGAACCTTTGACTGGAACAGTCGGTCAGCCTATCTCTAATGCCGTCAATGACCCCGACATGATTTACACCATATTGGGTTGGTTTACAGACGAAACCCTTTCTACTTCGGCAGGAACGTACACTGCGGGCAACAATACTTTCAATCCAAATTTAGGCGTGGGAGAGCATATTTTGTACGTGCAAACAAGCGACAATATTTTGGGATGTACGACTGCAAGACCTGTTCAGGTGACGATTAATCCTGTAATGATTGCAGAAGAAGAAATTTTGGTGACACTCACGCCTTCAATGGAGGAAAATTTGGAAGATAATGCGGCAAAAAGTGCGGAAGCAGAAGACTTTGACTTCAATACCTCAACAGAATTGACTGTATTTCCCAATCCTTTCACCGACCATACCAATATTCAATTCCAAGTGGCATCGGATGATTTCGTCACCATTGAAGTGTATGGAATGGATGGGCGGCAAATTGCCGTTTTGTTTGAAGGTTATCTTTCGGCAGGTGAGGAACAACGTTTTGGTTTCCATGCAGAAGGTTTGCGGAACGGTGTTTATTTGGTGCGGATGGTGACGGATAAGGGCGAGGTGAAGAGTTTGAGGGTGGTGTTGAATCGGTAG